One stretch of Patescibacteria group bacterium DNA includes these proteins:
- the rpmF gene encoding 50S ribosomal protein L32, which translates to MVQMKRRTRSQKRRRASHFALKRTSFTKCSHCGKAVLPHRACQYCGYYRGRVVLEVEAKLLKKMEKEKAKREKEEKKEEKKEEKKEKK; encoded by the coding sequence ATGGTGCAAATGAAACGGAGGACAAGGTCCCAGAAAAGAAGGAGAGCGTCGCACTTCGCCCTGAAGCGCACGAGTTTTACCAAATGCAGCCACTGCGGCAAGGCAGTGCTTCCGCATCGCGCCTGTCAGTATTGCGGATATTACCGTGGACGCGTGGTTTTGGAAGTTGAAGCCAAGCTCCTCAAGAAAATGGAAAAAGAAAAAGCCAAGCGCGAGAAAGAAGAAAAGAAGGAAGAGAAAAAAGAGGAGAAAAAAGAAAAAAAATAA
- the nusB gene encoding transcription antitermination factor NusB: MSNRHLARAIAMQSLYQWDFLKAAGQEKNIQEITGHNREEFAPNFDDKGFIDELIEGVVKHVDEINTLITKYAPEWPLEQITTVDRNILRLGVFELKFSPNIPSKVAINEAIELAKSFGGESSGKFVNGVLGAIYRDMVARGELKEIDTAKPEEKKSEEAVQ, from the coding sequence ATGTCAAATCGTCATCTCGCCCGTGCCATCGCCATGCAGTCACTTTATCAGTGGGATTTTCTGAAAGCCGCTGGCCAGGAAAAAAATATTCAGGAAATAACCGGTCATAATCGTGAGGAATTCGCGCCGAATTTTGATGATAAGGGATTTATTGATGAACTCATTGAAGGCGTGGTTAAGCATGTGGACGAAATAAACACGCTTATTACCAAATACGCGCCCGAGTGGCCGCTCGAACAGATTACCACTGTCGATCGGAATATCTTGCGGCTCGGGGTGTTTGAGCTGAAGTTTTCTCCGAATATTCCGTCAAAAGTAGCGATCAATGAAGCAATCGAACTCGCCAAATCATTTGGCGGCGAATCGTCGGGCAAATTTGTAAACGGCGTACTCGGCGCGATTTACCGCGACATGGTGGCCCGGGGCGAACTGAAAGAAATTGATACCGCAAAACCCGAAGAAAAAAAGTCCGAGGAGGCGGTCCAATAA
- the rnc gene encoding ribonuclease III, with amino-acid sequence MNENLSELQERLGIKFKNEDFLRQAMVHRSYLNEHPDFPLGHNERLEFLGDAVLELVVTKHLYESYQNPEGELTNWRAALVNAHMLATLARELNIEEFLYLSRGEEKDNESKARQYILANAFEALIGAIYLDQGWDASDEFIMKSLMIKLPEILKLKLYLDPKSRFQEAAQEQFGTTPTYRVVSETGPDHDKHFRIAVLIGEDIVAEGDGSSKQEAQIEAARNALEEKGWS; translated from the coding sequence ATGAATGAGAATTTATCGGAATTGCAGGAGCGTCTGGGGATAAAGTTTAAAAACGAAGATTTTTTGCGCCAGGCCATGGTGCATCGTTCATATTTAAATGAGCATCCGGATTTTCCGCTTGGCCACAACGAGCGTCTTGAGTTTTTAGGAGACGCGGTTCTTGAACTCGTGGTTACAAAACATCTTTACGAATCATATCAAAATCCCGAGGGGGAGCTTACCAATTGGCGGGCTGCACTGGTGAACGCGCATATGCTCGCGACTCTGGCGCGTGAACTCAATATCGAAGAGTTTCTTTATCTTTCGCGCGGTGAGGAAAAAGACAACGAGTCAAAGGCTCGGCAGTATATTTTGGCGAACGCTTTTGAGGCTTTGATCGGCGCGATTTATCTCGATCAAGGCTGGGACGCTTCGGACGAATTTATCATGAAGAGCCTGATGATTAAGCTTCCGGAAATATTAAAATTAAAATTATATCTTGATCCAAAGAGCCGTTTTCAGGAAGCGGCGCAGGAGCAATTCGGCACTACGCCGACCTACCGAGTCGTTTCCGAAACCGGTCCGGACCACGACAAGCATTTTCGCATTGCCGTGCTGATTGGCGAAGATATTGTCGCCGAAGGCGACGGCTCTTCAAAGCAGGAGGCGCAGATTGAAGCCGCGAGAAACGCTCTTGAGGAAAAAGGCTGGTCGTAA
- a CDS encoding PilT/PilU family type 4a pilus ATPase gives MAEEGTGIKKWLKFVISESASDLHLVANNPPVIRVDGALRKIEGEPVLTPADVASETYSILTKEQKDYFETNKDLDFAYQIDSARFRMNLHYERGNVALAARAIPEQIPTMEDVALPEIAYELTRLPHGIILVTGPTGSGKSTTLAAMLNLINEERTGHVITLEDPIEFLFESKNCVVEQRQLHSDMVSFSEGLKHVLRQDPNVVMVGEMRDLESIATALTLAETGHLVLATLHTYSAAQTVDRLIDVFPPHQQMQIRLQVALTLRGVISQQLLPRIGGGRVAAREIMIMNPAIANLVRENKVPQIKSVIQTSAAQGMVTLVQDLKRLIQEKAITQEIAETYVLEESLK, from the coding sequence ATGGCTGAAGAAGGAACAGGAATAAAAAAATGGCTTAAATTCGTGATTTCCGAGAGCGCCTCGGATCTGCATCTCGTCGCCAATAATCCGCCAGTCATCCGAGTTGACGGAGCTTTGCGGAAAATTGAAGGCGAACCAGTACTTACACCCGCGGATGTGGCTAGCGAAACATATTCAATTCTTACAAAAGAGCAGAAGGATTATTTTGAAACCAATAAAGATTTGGATTTTGCTTATCAGATTGATTCCGCGCGTTTCAGAATGAATCTACATTATGAACGCGGCAACGTGGCGCTTGCGGCGCGCGCCATTCCGGAGCAGATTCCGACCATGGAGGATGTGGCGCTTCCGGAGATTGCCTATGAACTCACGCGTCTGCCGCACGGCATTATTCTTGTCACTGGTCCGACCGGCTCGGGAAAATCAACTACCCTAGCGGCCATGCTCAATCTCATTAACGAGGAGCGCACCGGCCACGTGATTACGCTTGAAGATCCGATTGAATTTTTGTTTGAATCCAAAAACTGCGTCGTCGAGCAGCGCCAGCTTCACTCTGATATGGTGAGTTTTAGCGAAGGTCTGAAGCACGTTTTGCGCCAGGACCCGAACGTGGTCATGGTCGGCGAAATGCGCGACCTTGAGTCCATCGCCACGGCCCTGACACTCGCCGAGACCGGCCATCTTGTGCTTGCCACTCTCCATACCTATTCGGCCGCGCAGACCGTTGACCGCCTGATTGATGTTTTTCCACCACACCAGCAGATGCAGATTCGTCTGCAGGTCGCTCTCACGCTTCGCGGCGTAATTTCCCAGCAGCTCCTGCCGCGCATCGGCGGCGGTCGCGTCGCGGCGCGCGAAATTATGATCATGAATCCGGCCATTGCCAATCTTGTTCGTGAAAACAAAGTACCGCAGATAAAATCCGTGATTCAAACTAGCGCGGCGCAGGGCATGGTTACTCTGGTCCAGGATCTGAAAAGATTGATTCAGGAAAAAGCCATTACTCAGGAGATTGCCGAAACATACGTGCTGGAAGAAAGTTTGAAGTAA